Proteins encoded together in one Phycisphaerae bacterium window:
- a CDS encoding GntR family transcriptional regulator, with translation MRENLRAGGFAPGERLTEAKVCRELGLGRVPVREALVRLEAEGVLRSRGPYGGRFVEYIEDQKPEEVLCRYELREVIEGQAARLAARNMTGWQIEELKRLAERMYGLFGSADRDARLEAAREFRRYLLANCGNPLLGEVWETHHLSPLAVRSCELEREILSHIANEPEHNRRIVDMVEAIAAHQPDEAERCAREYVREITSAIRSSM, from the coding sequence TTGAGGGAGAACCTTCGGGCAGGTGGGTTTGCTCCGGGCGAGCGGCTGACCGAGGCGAAGGTGTGTCGCGAGTTGGGGCTTGGCCGGGTTCCGGTTCGCGAGGCGTTGGTTCGCCTGGAAGCGGAGGGCGTGCTGCGGAGCCGCGGGCCCTACGGCGGGCGGTTCGTCGAGTACATCGAGGATCAGAAGCCCGAGGAGGTGCTTTGCCGGTACGAGCTGCGCGAGGTGATCGAGGGTCAGGCGGCGCGTCTGGCTGCCAGGAACATGACCGGCTGGCAGATTGAGGAGCTCAAGCGTCTGGCCGAGCGGATGTACGGGCTTTTCGGTTCGGCGGACCGTGACGCCCGGCTTGAGGCGGCTCGCGAGTTTAGGCGGTACCTCTTGGCCAACTGCGGCAATCCGCTGCTCGGGGAGGTCTGGGAGACGCACCATCTTTCGCCCTTGGCGGTGCGGTCCTGCGAGTTGGAGCGTGAGATCCTCAGCCACATCGCCAACGAGCCGGAGCACAACCGGCGGATTGTGGACATGGTCGAGGCCATCGCCGCCCATCAGCCCGATGAGGCGGAACGCTGCGCCCGCGAGTACGTCCGCGAGATCACGAGTGCGATCCGTAGTTCCATGTAA
- a CDS encoding universal stress protein codes for MHRYQKLLVALNLNEQDEATIHYASLVAQMAGSRCVHFLHVIRTDQTLAKAEVYRNLIASARPAAEAKMAEAVAARFRSPDGIEVIQDVREGVPITEVLRAAREEEIDLIVVGRKAGKASVGDLPERVTRKAPCSVLIVPEQSRPRIDRILVPVDFSDHSADAVDVAVAFAKAREIREITCLHAYNVPIPSSYVMGEGEAELAEAFRQYAGRAYDEFIEPFRGRGVDFRILLRLESEEAKAILDAADEEKADLVVVGTRGTSAATVLLGSVTEQLIWTTKVPLLAAKRKGSNWDLLSLLLG; via the coding sequence ATGCATCGATATCAGAAGCTTCTTGTGGCTCTGAATCTCAACGAGCAGGACGAGGCGACGATCCATTACGCCTCGCTGGTGGCCCAGATGGCCGGTTCGCGCTGCGTGCACTTCCTGCACGTGATCCGGACGGATCAGACGCTGGCCAAAGCTGAGGTGTACCGGAACCTGATCGCTTCGGCGCGTCCGGCCGCTGAGGCGAAGATGGCCGAGGCCGTCGCCGCTCGTTTCAGAAGTCCCGATGGGATTGAGGTGATCCAGGACGTTCGTGAGGGCGTGCCCATCACGGAGGTGCTTCGCGCGGCCAGGGAGGAGGAGATTGACCTGATCGTGGTCGGGCGAAAAGCTGGGAAGGCCAGCGTGGGCGATCTGCCCGAACGGGTTACCCGCAAGGCGCCGTGCTCGGTCCTGATCGTTCCGGAACAGTCGCGGCCGCGGATCGACCGGATTCTGGTGCCGGTTGATTTCTCCGATCACTCAGCCGACGCGGTAGACGTCGCGGTGGCCTTTGCCAAGGCCAGGGAGATTCGCGAGATCACCTGTCTGCACGCGTACAACGTGCCTATTCCGTCCTCGTACGTCATGGGCGAGGGTGAGGCCGAACTGGCTGAGGCGTTCCGGCAGTACGCCGGGCGGGCGTATGACGAGTTCATCGAGCCCTTCCGCGGGCGCGGGGTCGATTTTCGAATCCTTCTGCGACTCGAGTCCGAAGAGGCCAAAGCCATTCTCGACGCGGCCGACGAGGAGAAGGCCGACCTCGTGGTGGTCGGCACCCGCGGCACCAGCGCCGCCACCGTCCTGCTCGGCAGCGTCACCGAACAGCTTATCTGGACCACCAAGGTGCCCCTGCTGGCCGCGAAACGCAAAGGCTCGAACTGGGACCTGCTGTCGCTTCTGCTCGGGTGA
- a CDS encoding phosphate-starvation-inducible PsiE family protein: protein MKKVERAIIWSLMVMMTVVVVLATIELAYVIAKDMVTPPVMLLEIGELLEIFGLFLLILIGLELMETMRTYMFTSAIRVQVVFLVALIALARKVIILDPGKYDPLALVGIGVVVIALSVGYFIVRENGSSDRSERE, encoded by the coding sequence ATGAAGAAAGTCGAACGAGCAATCATCTGGTCGCTGATGGTCATGATGACGGTGGTCGTCGTGCTGGCCACCATTGAGTTGGCCTACGTGATCGCCAAGGACATGGTCACACCGCCGGTCATGCTGTTGGAGATCGGCGAACTCTTGGAGATATTCGGGTTGTTCCTGCTCATCCTCATCGGCTTGGAACTCATGGAGACGATGAGGACGTATATGTTCACCAGTGCGATCCGGGTGCAAGTCGTTTTTCTGGTCGCTCTGATCGCCCTGGCGAGGAAGGTAATCATCCTTGACCCTGGGAAGTACGACCCGCTGGCCCTGGTGGGGATTGGCGTGGTCGTGATCGCACTATCGGTCGGTTACTTCATTGTCCGTGAGAACGGGAGTTCTGACCGTTCTGAGAGGGAATGA
- a CDS encoding glutathione-dependent formaldehyde dehydrogenase yields the protein MKALVWHGKEDVRVDNVPDPKIVDPGDAIIKVTSTAICGSDLHLYDGYIPTMEEGDVLGHEAMGEVVEVGREVTKLKKGDRVVVPFTISCGRCFFCQRNLFSLCDNSNPNAEIARKMMGQSPAGIYGYSHMLGGYAGGQAEYLRVPYADVGPIKIESDLTDDQVIFLSDIFPTGYMAAENCGIEEGDTVAIWGCGPVGQFAIQSAWMLGAGRVIAIDRIEERLRMAREAGQAETIDFSQNDVYDRLMEMTDGRGPDRCIDAVGTEAHGGGSIGAIYDRVKTALYMGTDRPNVLREAIWCCRKGGTVSVPGVYVGLLDKIPFGAAMNKGLTFRMGQTHVQHYLGPLLEKIESGQIDPSFVITHRPSLDEAPRYYKTFREKEDGCIKVVLKP from the coding sequence ATGAAAGCGCTCGTTTGGCACGGTAAGGAGGATGTGCGCGTTGATAACGTTCCGGATCCCAAGATCGTGGACCCGGGCGACGCGATTATCAAGGTCACCTCCACCGCCATCTGCGGATCGGATCTGCATCTGTATGACGGGTACATTCCGACGATGGAGGAGGGCGACGTACTCGGGCATGAGGCGATGGGAGAGGTGGTCGAGGTCGGCCGCGAGGTCACCAAACTCAAGAAGGGCGACCGGGTGGTGGTGCCGTTCACCATCTCGTGCGGCCGGTGTTTCTTCTGCCAGCGGAATCTCTTTTCGCTGTGCGACAACTCCAATCCGAACGCCGAAATCGCCCGCAAGATGATGGGCCAGTCGCCGGCGGGCATCTACGGGTATTCGCACATGCTCGGCGGGTACGCGGGCGGGCAGGCGGAGTACCTGCGGGTTCCCTACGCCGACGTCGGGCCCATCAAGATCGAGTCGGACCTGACCGACGACCAGGTGATTTTCCTGTCCGACATATTTCCGACCGGCTACATGGCGGCGGAGAATTGCGGGATCGAGGAGGGCGACACGGTGGCGATCTGGGGCTGCGGCCCGGTCGGGCAGTTCGCCATCCAAAGCGCGTGGATGCTCGGGGCGGGTCGGGTGATTGCGATCGACCGGATCGAAGAACGACTGCGAATGGCCCGCGAGGCCGGCCAGGCGGAGACCATCGATTTTTCGCAGAACGACGTGTACGACCGCCTGATGGAGATGACCGACGGCCGCGGGCCCGACCGCTGCATCGACGCGGTCGGCACGGAGGCGCACGGCGGAGGCAGCATCGGGGCTATCTACGATCGGGTCAAGACCGCTCTGTACATGGGGACCGACCGGCCGAATGTCTTGCGTGAGGCAATCTGGTGCTGCCGCAAGGGAGGAACGGTCTCGGTGCCCGGGGTGTACGTGGGGTTGCTGGACAAGATTCCGTTCGGAGCGGCGATGAATAAGGGGCTGACGTTCCGGATGGGGCAGACGCACGTGCAGCATTATCTTGGGCCGTTGCTGGAGAAGATCGAGTCGGGTCAGATCGACCCGTCGTTTGTCATCACGCACCGCCCATCACTCGACGAGGCGCCCAGGTACTACAAGACGTTTCGCGAAAAGGAGGACGGCTGCATCAAGGTGGTGCTCAAGCCTTGA